CTGCGACTTGGCGACCTGGGGGATGCCCGACTTCATGGCGCTGGAACTGGTCCAGGGAAAGTACACCCCCGCGTGCTGGAACATCTTGTAGATCAGGCCGGAGCAGTCGAAGCCCTTGACCCCGGCGGGCTGCTTGTAGACCCGGCTCTGACCGCAGGTCCTACCGTCGTGGTAGAGCGTGCTGGTGGGCACGGTCCCATACCGGTACGTCCCGGCCGCACAGCCCACGTAGATCGAGTCGAGCTGGGCCAGGCCGTAGCTGAGCGCCTGCCGGACCTTGACCGACGGCGACTCCTTCACCTTGCAGTGGTTCATGTAGTACGGGATGCCGTGGGCGGGGATGCCCACCACCTGGACGCCGTCGAGGTACACCAGGTAGTCGTCGTTCGGGACGATGGCCACGTGGGCGATCGCGCCGATCTTCCACTCCCCGGGCGCGGCGGTGTAGGTCTGGTCGGACTGGATGCCGACGCCGGGGCGGTTGACCACGACCCGGGCGGTGTGCCAGCCACCGGTGTTGTTGAGCAGGTTGTTGTCCACCTGGTAGACCCCGCCGTAGCCGGTGACCTTGTTCCAGCAGGCCCCGACGTGGGGGTCGGTGCGATAGAAGGTGAAGTCCGCGTGGGCGGCCGAGGCGGCCACGGTGCTGCCCAGGACCACCGCCACCGTCACGGCACCGATGCGACGCAGTATCGACATGCGCTCCACCTCTCGTCGCGACGCGGATCCTATAGATCGGCGTCCATTTATCTGGGCGTGATCTTACGCATGGAACGTCATGCGTCAATAGGTCCGGGGTGTGGTTGCGCCGGCGTCGGTCACCCGGGGTGGGAGGTGTTCGCCTGGAGTCTCGGTGGAGTCGATCGATGATCGCCTTTCGGGCTGCCGGACTTTCTGGCATCATCCCAGCGGAAGATCGACGACTGTGATTGTGGAGGTTTTTCGATGCGTACCCGTCTGGCGAGTTTCCTCGGCGCTGTCGCTCTGGCGACCGCCGCCTTCCTGGTCCCGGCGTCGCCCGCCGCCGCCGCGCCGACGTTCAAGGTGCCGTTCCCGTGCGGCCAGACGTGGCTCGGCGAGACCCGTACCAACCACAGCCCGGCGTACGCGATCGACTTCAACCGGGCCAACGACCACGGTGACGCGGTCAAGGCCAGCGCCCCGGGCACGGTCGACATCGTCGCCGACCTCGATAACGCCAGCTACGGCCGGTACGTGCGGATCAACCACGGGGGCGGGTACACCACCTATTACGCCCACCTCAGCGGGTTCAACGTCTCGGTCGGCCAGAGCGTCGGTTACAACACCACCATCGGCTACGTGGGTAACAGCGGCAACTCCGACGGCTCGCACCTGCACTACGAGCAGCGGCTGAACGGCGGCGACATCCAGGTGCGGTTCAACGGCAACCTGGCCCACTACTGGGGGACCGTGAACTACACGCGTACCGTCTGCTGATCCAGACGGCTGGAGCCGGGGGTCCCGTGGTCACCGACCGCGGGACCCCTCGCGATTGCGGACTCAGAAATATCGAAAGAAGGTGCGCCGCTATCCGCGTTGCGGAAGGCCGCGCACGAACGCGGACCACGAGCCGGTGGCGAAGGCGAGCGCGGGGCCGTGCGGGTCCTTACTGTCCCGTACGGCGACGACGCCGGGCAGGTTGTCGGCGACCTCGACGCAGTCGCCGCCGCTTCCGCCGCTGCGGGTGCTCTTGCGCCAGACGGCGCCGGCAAGCTCAGTCATGATGCTCCTCGATGATCTTGTTGATCAATCTCTTTGATTCTGCCTCATCCGAGGCGAGCGTTTCGAGGTCCGACCAGACGTGTTCGTACGCCGCGACCTCCGCCGGCTTGTCCAGGTACAGCGCGCCGGTGATGTTCTCGACGTAGACCGTGGTCGGCTCGGTGGCGGCCCGCCCGAAGGGGCGCGGGAAGTCGAGCAGGACGAAGGTGCCGCTCTCGCTGGCCAGCGGCGGGCCGGCGGCGAACGGGAGTACCCGCAGGGAGACGTTCGGCAGCGCGGCCACTTCGAGCAGGTGCCGCAACTGCCCGGCCATCGCCGACCGGTCGGGGATGGTGCGCCGCAGCACGGCCTCGCTGAGCACGACCTTCAGGACCGGGGCGCTGGGCAGCCGGCGGACGAGGATGTGCTGCCGCTGCAACCGCACCGCGACCAGTTTCTCCAGATCCTCCGCTCCCAGGGCCGGATTCTTCCGGTGGAACAGTTCGGTGGCGTACTCACGGGTCTGGAACAATCCCGGAATCAACTCGGAGTCGTATCGGCGTAGCAGGGATGCGGACGATTCCAGGCTGACGTAGAGCGAGAACCACGACGGCACCACGTCGCCGTACGAATGCCACCAGCCCTTCGCGCGGGTCTCCTTCGCCAGGCCGACGACAATGGCGCTCATCTCGTCGGGTACGGCGTACCGGTCGCACATCGCCCGCGCGTCCACGACCCGTACCGGAACGAGCCCCTTCTCGATACGCCAGACCTTCTGCCGGGAACAGTCCAGCGTCTCGGCCACCGCGTCGAGGGTCACGCCGGCATCCTCGCGCAGCTCAGTGAGGAGGCGGCCGAGCTGCCGTCGGGGGACGGTGGAACCGCTTGTTTCATCCGTCATGCAACATCACCGCACTCCTCATGCAACCGTGGACGTTTCTTTCCGCGCGCATTTCGCTTGCATTCATCGCGGATTGTTTCGGAGTGAGAGTAGGAGTGGGGTGGATCGTTGCGCAAGGTGTGCGGGGTGTCGCATTCTGTCGACATCGCGCGGTTGTCGGCGGCCCTGGCGAGATGGCGTCGACAACAGTCCGCCGTAACCTGCACCGGAATGACACGCGGGCGGGGCGGCGCCATTTCCCGGAAGGAGGACGCCCGATGCGTGTGTCGTACGACCACTACCTGTCCGCCACCGCGCTGACCCTGGCGCGTCGGCACCGTCCGGTCTGGAACCACCTCCTCCGGCGGCTGACCTGCCGCTGTGGCGCGGACCTGCCCTGCCAGGTCCGCCACCGTCTCCCGATCAGTCGTCGCCGCTGGCCCGGGGAGGAAGAATGACCTGGCGGCTCAAGGCCGGTGACCTGGTGGAGGTCACCCGGGAGGCGAGTGTCCAGTTCGTCAACCCGATGCTGTTCCGGGTGATCCGGGTGCTCGACTGGGTCACCTTCGACGGGTGGATGTGGCTCGACGGCTACCAGCTCGACAAGAAGGGCGACGCGGTCGCCCGGCGCTCGATCTTCGTACAGCCGGCTGGCCTGCGGGTGCAGCGGTCGATCCCGGCTCCCACGCCCCGCCGGTCGACCCGGCGGGCCGTGGCCCCGGCGCAGAAGCCTGCGGCCCCGACACGTTAGGCCGTGGCCTCGCCATCTGCCTGGCGTCTTCGGCCGTGGCCCGAGTTCCGGGCCCTGGAGTATCCAGCCCGGCGCGGACAGCCCTGGTTTCGGCGTGGTCAGTTCCGGCGCGGGCGTTGGGCCCTCGGCTGTGCGGGCGGTGCTACCTTCACGACGGTCGCCACCCCCTGAATAGTGGGAGCCATCGTGGAGAAGAGGCACGCCGGCACGTTGGCCGTCATCGCGCTGATGGCGTGCCTCGCCGTCGTCGGTGCGGTCGGTGGCACATACCTCGCCAACCGCGCCAATTCCCAGTCGGACGACCCGAGTGTGGACCCGACCCCGTCGAGGTCGGTGACCATCGATCCCGCGTCGTCGGAGACCGCTGACCCCGACTCGTCGGAGTCACCGGAGCCGTCCGAGTCGGCCGGGGAGGCGGAACCCCGGACGTACCAGATCGACCGGGAGGTCTACGACGCGCTGTCGTTGAGCGTCACGCTGGTCAGCGCCGAGGTCACCAGCGGCGGCAAGCTGCGGCTGAACGTCCGGTACCGCAACGACTCGCTGATCGACTGGCCGTTGGCCTGCCCGACCGCCGAGGTCGACCGGACCTCCTCACAGGTCACCCTGTCCGACGGCCGGACCGTACGTCCCGAGAACAGTTGGTGCGCCACCACGCGGCCCGGAAAGTCCTTCACCCTCGCGTCCGGCGCCGAGGCGACGACCTGGGCGCTCTACCCGGCGGTGCCGGCAGCCGGGTCGTCCTTCGACGTGACCTGGTACGACTTCCCCGTCATCGAGGACGTCCGCCTGCGCTGACGCGTTCGGTGGCGACGGCAGTCGTGGCAGGATGCCAGGATGGCTCAGGGCAGCAGGATTCCGTACGGCAAGCTCGTGCGTGACCGCATACCCGAGATCATCCGGGCCGGCGGTGAGATACCGGAGATCCGGGTTCTCGGGCCGGACGACTTCGTCCCGGCGCTCATCGCGAAGCTGCACGAGGAAGCCGAGGAACTCGGGTCTGCCGGAGCGGCCGAGGTGCTCGGAGAACTCGCCGACCTTCACGAGGTTCTGGCTGCGCTGACGGCCGCGCTCGGCTTCACCGCTGCCGAGGTCGAGGCGGCTGCGGCCCGCAAACGAGCCGAACGCGGAGGCTTCACCGAGCGCCTCTGGCTGGAGAGCACGACTCGCCCGCACCACGGTTAGCGCCACCTTCCGGCCGTACGCGAAGCTCCGAAACCCGTTTGCCGCGTCGGGCCGTCTCGCTGAGGATGAGCCGAATGGGCGCGATGAAGATGCACGCCGATGAGATCGAGACCGACGTCGACCTGGTGCGTCGCCTGTTGGCAGAGCAGTTCCCGGACTGGTCCGGGCTACCGATTCGTCCGGTGGAGTCGTACGGGACCGATCACGACATCTACCGGCTCGGTGAGCGACTGGTCGCTCGGCTGCCCCGGATCGGCTGGGCCACCAAGCAGGCCGCGCGGGAGGCGGAGTGGCTCCCGAAGCTGGCACCGCACCTACCGCTCGCGCTGCCCGTACCCGTGGCGATGGGACGTCCTGCGCACGGCTACCCCTTCGACTGGTCCGTCTGCGAATGGCTGCCGGGCGAGAACGCGAACGGCACGATCCACGACCTGGCCCAGGCCGCCGTCGACCTCGCCGGGTTCGTGGCCGCGCTCCGTCGTATCGACACCAGCGAGGCATTTCCGCGCCCGCCGGGCAACCGGGGCGGCGCGCTGGCCGAGTTCGACGAAGGCGTACGAGGGTCGATCGCGCAGCTCGGCGACCGGATCGACCGCGACGCCACGCTCCGTTGCTGGCAGGAATCGCTCGACGCGCCCGTGTGGGACGGCCCGGAGGTCTGGGTGCACGGCGACCTGCTGCCGGGCAACCTCCTCGTCGTCGACGGTCGGCTGTCGGCGGTCATCGACTTCGGTGGCCTGAACGTCGGTGATCCCGCCTGCGACCTGCAACCGGCCTGGAACGTGTTCACGGGCACCAGCCGGGAACGGTTCCGTGCCGAACTCGGCGTCGACGACGCGTCCTGGCTTCGGGGCCGGGGCTGGGCTCTGATGCAGGCGGTGGCGGCGCTGCCCTACTACTGGGACACCAACCCGGGCATGATCCGGCAGGCGTCCCACGCGCTCGCGCAGGTTCTCGACGACCTCCGCTGACCGCTCGGGCCGCCTGACCGAGTCGATCAACGACGGACGGGCCGGTCGGTCGGGCAGTCGGGCGGGCGAGGATGCAGGGGGGTCAGAGGGACGAGAAGAACTCGGCCCGGTCTCGTCGCGCCTGCGGATGGACCGCCGTCATCCCGTGGTCGCAGGGATACTCCAGCCATCGGCGCGGCGGGGCAGCGGCCTCGTACAGCCGCCGGGCCTCCGCGCGGGGGATGACCGGATCTTTCGAGCCGTGCTGGAACAGGAGTCGCCGTCGACCCGCCACGGCCACGAAGTGCGCGGGGTCGAATCGGTGCAGGTAGGTGAGGTAGGGACCGGTCTTCTCCGACTCGGTGAGGTCGGATTCGGCCACGCGGACGAGGGTGCCGGCTCCTCCGGAGACGAGCACCAGGCCGGTCAACCGGGGCTCGACGGCCGACAGCCACGCCCCCTGGAAAGCGCCCGAACTGTGCCCGAAGAAACCGAGGCGAGCGGGGTCGGCCCCGGCCCACTCGACCAGGACGTCGAGTCCGCGTCGCTGGGTCCGGATGTTGGCCCGGGTCGCGTCGGTGGAGGCCGTGATGTCGCCGTGCCGGGGAAAGAAAGAGGCGGTGAGCAGTACGGTGAAGCCCAACTCGGCGAGCGCGATCGCTTCCGGGACGAAGTAGTGCCGCCCGTCTGCCGAACCCCCGTGCGAAATGACGATCCCCGGGCCACGTACGCCAGGACGGGAAACGAGAGAGGCGACGGCCCGACGCCCGGTCGAGTCGTCGTAGGAAATGTCCACCGCGGACAAGTCGTCGGCCTGGGTGGTGGACCCGACCTGCACGTCGAGGGGGACGTCCGCGTCGTAGTCGAACAACCGCATGGTTTCGCGGACGTCGACGTCGCCCGCGAACAACCCGGGTTCAGAACTGTCGGACCACCGCTCCGAAGTGCTCATCGAGTCGACACCCTCCTCGCGCCCGGCCACCCGACGCTAGTGCCCGCGATCGATGGCCTCAACGCAGATTCCGAGACCGGCGTGGGAGGGGGCACGCCGAGTCCGCGCATCGGCCAGCGGGTGCGCCGTCGTGCCGATCGGGTGTGCACATCAGGTCGACGGAAACTCGGTATCCTCCGCGCGTGGGAGCAGACGAGGGCACACCGCACGTGTTTCCGAACCGCTTCGCGGATGCGGCCGGACCCAGTGGGGGCGGACCTGCCCGCGACCACTGCCGGTGCGTTGGGGATTGGGAGGAGGTTCCGCCTGCCGTCTACTTCCACGGGGAGCGGCACGACACCGAGGCGGCGGGCTGGCAGCACCTGCTTGCGCTGATCGATGAGGCGGTTGCGGACGGACGGACGGTGTTCAAGCCGTTCGTGGAGCTGAGCTCCTCCGAAAGGCAGCAGATCGTCACGCTACCGCCGACGATCGCGAAGCTGACCGCCGTCAAACGTCTGGTGCTCTACGGCACGAATCTGGTTCGCATCCCACCCGAGATCGGGGCCATGACGAGCCTCGAATTCTTCGATCCCTACACGTCCTACCGGCTGCACTGGTACCCGTACGAGCTGACCAGGTGCGCGAAGTTGGTCGACAGCAGGGTGAGTACGCGGGCCCTCTACGGCAATTTCAAGTTCCGGCCGCCGTTTCCGACGCTGCGGCCGGTGACCAAGGCAGGCGAGGCGGATTTCGGTGCGCTCGACCCGGCGGTATGAGCCTGTCGGACAGCTTTCGATCTTGAGTTGTCAAGAGTTGTTGCTGTGGTTTGTCCATGATGGTCGATCATGTCGTGCCGTGGCATACAACTTCATCTCCTGCTCGGACGGCTCGTTCTTGCCCCGGCAGGACCTGCGCGGGTGGCTGCCGCCGCAGCATCTTTGCTGGCAGGTCCTGAAGGTCGTCGGTGAGCTCGACCTGTCGGAGTTCCTGCGGAGCTACCGCGCCGATGGCCAGGGCGCGGCGGCGTATCCACCGCAGGTGCTGCTGGCCTTGGTGTTGTACTGCTACTGCAAGGGCGTGCGCTCGTCGCGCAGGATCGAGGCGGCGTGCCTCGACGATGTGGGCTGCCGGATCATCACCGGCAACCAGCACATCGACCATGCCACCGTCGCGCGTTTTCTGCGCCGTCATCGTGACGGTATGAAGGCGCTGTTCGTGCAGGTCCTGGCGCTTTGCGCCCAGCGTGGGCTGGTGGACCTGGCCGCGGTGGCGGTGGACGGTTCACCGATGCAGGCCGCCGCCGCCCGCTCCACCAACCGCAGCCTCCACGCGCTGGAGACCATGATCGCCGATGGCGAAGCCGAGGTTGACCAGTTGATGGGTGACATGGACGCCCCAGCAGCCGCCGAAGACAGCACCTG
The nucleotide sequence above comes from Micromonospora pallida. Encoded proteins:
- a CDS encoding NlpC/P60 family protein — protein: MSILRRIGAVTVAVVLGSTVAASAAHADFTFYRTDPHVGACWNKVTGYGGVYQVDNNLLNNTGGWHTARVVVNRPGVGIQSDQTYTAAPGEWKIGAIAHVAIVPNDDYLVYLDGVQVVGIPAHGIPYYMNHCKVKESPSVKVRQALSYGLAQLDSIYVGCAAGTYRYGTVPTSTLYHDGRTCGQSRVYKQPAGVKGFDCSGLIYKMFQHAGVYFPWTSSSAMKSGIPQVAKSQIQVGDLLAKNGHVAVYLGDGDGDGVPSVLEATPKWQNPDGTWTGVVISNATTYLNSSEYTAHRVPGI
- a CDS encoding M23 family metallopeptidase; the protein is MRTRLASFLGAVALATAAFLVPASPAAAAPTFKVPFPCGQTWLGETRTNHSPAYAIDFNRANDHGDAVKASAPGTVDIVADLDNASYGRYVRINHGGGYTTYYAHLSGFNVSVGQSVGYNTTIGYVGNSGNSDGSHLHYEQRLNGGDIQVRFNGNLAHYWGTVNYTRTVC
- a CDS encoding DUF397 domain-containing protein, whose protein sequence is MTELAGAVWRKSTRSGGSGGDCVEVADNLPGVVAVRDSKDPHGPALAFATGSWSAFVRGLPQRG
- a CDS encoding helix-turn-helix domain-containing protein, which gives rise to MTDETSGSTVPRRQLGRLLTELREDAGVTLDAVAETLDCSRQKVWRIEKGLVPVRVVDARAMCDRYAVPDEMSAIVVGLAKETRAKGWWHSYGDVVPSWFSLYVSLESSASLLRRYDSELIPGLFQTREYATELFHRKNPALGAEDLEKLVAVRLQRQHILVRRLPSAPVLKVVLSEAVLRRTIPDRSAMAGQLRHLLEVAALPNVSLRVLPFAAGPPLASESGTFVLLDFPRPFGRAATEPTTVYVENITGALYLDKPAEVAAYEHVWSDLETLASDEAESKRLINKIIEEHHD
- a CDS encoding nucleoside triphosphate pyrophosphohydrolase; translation: MAQGSRIPYGKLVRDRIPEIIRAGGEIPEIRVLGPDDFVPALIAKLHEEAEELGSAGAAEVLGELADLHEVLAALTAALGFTAAEVEAAAARKRAERGGFTERLWLESTTRPHHG
- a CDS encoding aminoglycoside phosphotransferase family protein — its product is MGAMKMHADEIETDVDLVRRLLAEQFPDWSGLPIRPVESYGTDHDIYRLGERLVARLPRIGWATKQAAREAEWLPKLAPHLPLALPVPVAMGRPAHGYPFDWSVCEWLPGENANGTIHDLAQAAVDLAGFVAALRRIDTSEAFPRPPGNRGGALAEFDEGVRGSIAQLGDRIDRDATLRCWQESLDAPVWDGPEVWVHGDLLPGNLLVVDGRLSAVIDFGGLNVGDPACDLQPAWNVFTGTSRERFRAELGVDDASWLRGRGWALMQAVAALPYYWDTNPGMIRQASHALAQVLDDLR
- a CDS encoding alpha/beta hydrolase family protein, translating into MSTSERWSDSSEPGLFAGDVDVRETMRLFDYDADVPLDVQVGSTTQADDLSAVDISYDDSTGRRAVASLVSRPGVRGPGIVISHGGSADGRHYFVPEAIALAELGFTVLLTASFFPRHGDITASTDATRANIRTQRRGLDVLVEWAGADPARLGFFGHSSGAFQGAWLSAVEPRLTGLVLVSGGAGTLVRVAESDLTESEKTGPYLTYLHRFDPAHFVAVAGRRRLLFQHGSKDPVIPRAEARRLYEAAAPPRRWLEYPCDHGMTAVHPQARRDRAEFFSSL